In the Lepidochelys kempii isolate rLepKem1 chromosome 4, rLepKem1.hap2, whole genome shotgun sequence genome, TTGAATTTGTTCAGCATATAGTTATCTCTTTACTTTATTAATTGATTGCTAACAGTTGGCTGTGAATATTTATTTGGGGCTGTGATGGCTAATTGGGGCTCTTCTCTCTGACCAGTTGAGCAGCACTTTTAGGATCAAGAGGAAGTGTCTGAAAACGTTACTGAGGCTTTGACTCTCTCAAGGACAGGTAACAGTTTAGGGAGAGGTAACCGGTAAGCGGCAATACCTGGGAAATTTTAGAtcaattttttaaactttttttgtcCTGGATCTCTCAGAGGCCTTTCTGGAGGCATTGTTCCTATACAAGTTAGACCTCTGTAAAATTTACTACCTGGGTGaggattttaaatatatttttttctcatcGCTACTATAAAAAGTAATGTATGACTTTGCTTGGTCCTACTAGCCAAGGTGCAGCCAGATCTGCATGGCTGGCTGATTTAACTCCTTCCATACCTCGCTTAGTTTTGTCTGGTGGTACCCTCTCCCCTGCAGTGACAAGCCATGTCCAACTGCATATCAAGTTTACTACTTCCGAGTACTCATGCATGTAATTTTAAGATTTGTTACTTACGAGCACTTAGGTGTTCAAGCGTGGAATTCATTTTCCATGAGCATCTGTGTAAAACTCAACTGCATTAATGTTAGTGCAATACAATTAAATTACTTGGAATCTGCAAGTTCATGGCTAAGGGCCCAATGCTGCGAGCCCTCCACAGGAGGCGCTCCCATAGATTCGCAGGACTGGGCAATAATTTATCTGTACATTTGTGGTGAATTCTTCAAGCTCTCCCAGTTTGGAATTCCTACCAACTTGCAGGCTTGAGAGACAATATGGGCTCAAGTCAGTTTTCACATGTTCAGAATCTGAGCCAGTTCTCTCCCCCTGGAGTTTGGAATGAAGATTTACCATCACACAAAAGGTGACTTGCCACCAGATGCAAGTAATTGTAAGTAGAGAATCTCACATGTTTCAGTGGATGCTAGAATGATCTGAGAGCTCGTATTTGATTTGCTCACCACTCTTCTCTTTGGAAAGAATATGCCTGAAagctcttttcttttaaaataaacagaattcTAAAAGGACTACAGAGCATTCCTCATAATTACTTCTCTACTTCTGAATTTTAATGGCTAGCTCTAGTGATTCCCCTCATCAACAGTTACATCTTTTATTAGTTAATGCTGGGATTTCCTAAGAAGCCTAATGGTGCTAGGAAACCAAATGTTGTTATATTTCAAGGGGAGATGAACACTTACCTACTTTGGtgtcttttgaaaattcccctttTCTATGTTACCACTCAAAGCTTTTAACCCCTTATTCCTTTCATGCACTTAACtcaatgcagattttttttaaaggaatttgtaTTTGTTAGTATTggagagtatgtgtgtgtttacagCTATTTAAGGttagtttaattaaaaagaacaatCACCACCACACCTTATGCTAGTCCTTGTGATACAAcaaaaaatgactttttataaACACTTATACGATTCTTCTCTCTGCCTCATGTCTTGTCAGGAGATCCCATTCTCACTGCAGTCAGTTGGCAATTTAAAATTGTGCTTTTGCAAAGTGCCTCGCTTTTCATTTGACCGTAGACTGGGTGAGGGTCTACTATGGAAACAACAAAGGGGTGATACCTCATCAAGGGACAATGGAGTGACTATTCTGAAAATTTCTGGTAAGAATTTCCACGGTCACTGCATTATAATCCCAGATAATACAACTGAGCAGTGGGGTTTATTTCCACCtttggggagagggggttgtACCTGTGGACACACAAACCCCTATCAGTCTAACACAGAAGAAGGAGCAGGTCGGACACAGCAGTTAGGTCGCCTAAAGTTCTGCAACATGGACTGGAACACATTATGCTGCCTCCCTTTAAGTTTCTTATTTGAAGATGTATCCGAGGAAATCGATTTCCGGTTCTGGGTGCTTTGTGCCTTGATCAGTTTCTCATGTTCTCGTATTTGTCTTTGTAAGTGATTTTGGATAGCGATCCCCAGTGACTCTGGGTCTAGCGAAGCACCATATACCTCCCATGTCATGCCTTGTTCATCCCACACAACATCTCTGACGTGCTTGGATTGCTGCACCTGTACTTTGGCCTCCATGGCCACAGTgggctttttcttcttttccccaaGATGTGGCAGTcgtggagcagaggcaggaacagcTGTTGGTTCCTTCCTGGTTTCACTGGCCTTGCTAATTTGACATGGTGGAGCTGTTGGGGTGCCCAGCCTATGGGTGTCATGGGTAGAATTCATATTCAACTCAGGTGTCAATCCAGCTTGCAGACTCGGGCTGCTGGACTTCTTTGCCTGATTAGTTTTTTCCAACATCTTGTCCGGCTCCGTTTTAACCGTACGTGGTGCATATACCTTCgcagagccagcagcagctccagtgCCCATGTTAACTCCTCCTTTAGCCTCAAGCAACATGAACTTTTCTTCCTTCTTTGGCTTTCTCTCGGTTTTGACATTAACCGGACTGATTTGCATTTCATCAACACGCGGGAACTGCCAAGGCTTCCTACCAGTGCTGCTACCAGCTGCGCTGTACAGGGTCTCTGTCTGCTCAGTTCCATGGAGTACACTACCGTGTCCGTGTCCAGGTGACTGGTTACTTTCTGAATCACTGACTTGGTGCAGAAAGTTGTTGCTTGTTTCAGGGACGGCTGTAAATGGAGATGGGTGGGGTTCACCATCTCCAGACTGCTGAGGTGCTGCAGGTTGATTACTGGTGTTAACCGTAATCTGGTACACAGGTTTTGCCTTCAGTGAGACTGCAGCGTCTGATGGCAGTGGAGGAATGTCCGTGCTGTCTCTGGCCAAGCAGGCTCCTTGGGTTTCTGCCCTATCAGCCGGCGTTCCTTGGGTGTTCCCGGCTCCTTGGGGGCATGGACAGGCAGGTGTTATGCTACCTGCCAGCACTGGACAGATGGTGTCAGGTGGGTCTCCTTGATGCTTTTGCAATTGGGCAGGCTGAGCTTTCACTGGATCCATTGCAGCTGTCAGAGCGTACCCTTCTGGCATGATATCAGGACACCAGGCTGGCTTTTGGAGTGATGCAAAGTTGTCAACAAGTTCTGACTGGTTCTGCCCACCACCACTCTGATAACTGACGTGCAACTGCTCCTTTGCCTCTGAAGGAGGATTCCCCTTGAGGAATGCAGCAAGGATACTTGGGCTGGTGGAAGCGGATTTGCTCTCCATACTGGCCACTGCCTGAACCTCAGCATCACGCCATGTCCTGATTACTGCCTCCCGAGTTAAAGATGTGCTCTCAGGCTGGACTGTCATTGTACCTACTTCTCTGAACctggagagctggggcagcactGGTCCTGTTTTCTCTGCCTCGCACAAGGGCTGTGTCCCCTCAAGGCTGGATTGTGGCAAAGCCTTATTGCTCTGTGCAAGTGCAGTCCTAAAAGTGGGACAGGATTTCACATCACTTGCATCCCTTATCTCTGCTTCTGAATAAACCTGCGGCCTGATCCCCAGAAAAGGAATAGCTTTGAAGTCCCTCACTGCAGTGGCTGCCGGAGAGAAGCCAGGGTCAGTTatttccactgctttctctttttCCATGTCTATTCTTTGCAGGGTATTTGCCTGAGAAGAATGGTGACAGgactcactacccttgatagtgTTGTCTAGGGATGGATAATTTAACTCCTGAAGTTCCGCTGGATCATTCATCCCACAGACCTTCACTGCACAGTCATCAACTTGTGCCAGTGACCTTATCCTTGGTAGGTCGCTTTGTATAAGCTGGTTGGAATTGTGGGTAGCTGGCATCATATCTGTTGCATGTCCAGCTGCAGAGGTTTTTGCTACAACCTGTGCTTGCACTGTGGCGTCACGGCTGCCCGTTTGCTCCGAGTTACTGGCCGACTTGGTACATGCAGGAGGCACTTCTTCAGCTTGGCTGAAGGACCCAGGCAAAAACATGTCTTGCTGGCTAGTATCATCCCCGTAGAGGTGCTCATCCCTTTGGATGTTGGAAACTACAGTACAGTTCAGGTCAAACAAGCAAACTCCAGCAGATTCAGCCTTGGTATAAGAAATGCCATTACTGCTCCTCTCTATGCTTGCTTGTTTGTGCTGGTGCTTAGTGGATTGCGGATCTCCCAGGCAATCTCTCTCTTCAGAAGCGGCAACCAACAAAAGTTGGGCAGACCTCAGAGGATCTGGTACCGTCCCCATGGAATTTCTCTGAGCTGTAGCTTGCAGTCAGCTTCTTCCAGCAATACTCTTGCAGAGCAGTGTTTGTATCAAGGGGAATGTGGTCAGGAACAACTTTCCCTTAGAGCCAATCTGTTAAAGAAGGAAACACAGCGTTAACAGCAATCGGATTTAAGCAGGGAAAATACTTTTTAATATTTAAGGGAGatgttcaaaggcacaaagggctgACAGGCGCTTGACTCGcactgagtcaatgggagttgggctccTAACTCCCCTTTGTGCCTCGGAAAATCTCCCCCTAAGTAATTTTTCACTTGCAGAATAAAAAgtatttgaatttcaaatatttttccataCAATTATTTCCAAGGTAGGATCGAGAAGCAGAGGTAGCCGTTAGCTACAAATGCATCAAAATCTGCCCTGGTTGTTGACTATTTTATGGAAAAGAATAAGAATGTTGTGCACTGATTTAGTCATGTGATTGACCTGGCACctaaagctattaaaaaaaagggggaagtGGGATCTGGGTGGATGGTTTGTGGAAAATATTCTGCCGTCAGAATTGAATAAATAACGTTAAGTAATGCAAAGCTAGAGATACAAGAACCTGCAGAAAGGAAGTTTGATCCCATGGCGAGGAGACTAGCCTGGGACATGGGAAATCCAGGTTCAAATTCCTGTTATGCGTCACACTTCCcatgtgaccctgagcaagtcattaAGTCTCTCTgtgtgccttggttccccatctgtaaaatggggttaatactTCTCTAACTTCACCGACTTGTGGAGGACCaatacactaaagattgtgaggtgctttaTATTGCAATAGAATTATTGAAGATAGACAGGTCTCTGTGTCAAGTTTCTAGTACCTTCAGACATAGGCGCTGGAGCGCCCACggagaaaaattggtgggtgctctgcacccaccggcagctccctgccctgccccagctcacctgtgCCTCCACCTCCTCCGTGAGTGtgcctgcttttttccccctccctcccagtgcttgccgccgTGGAACAGCTGTTTCGCGTGGCAAttgctgggagggagcggggaggaggggaaacgcggcatgctcaggggaggcggCAGAGTTTGGGTGGggattttgggggaagggattggaatgggggtggagctggggggcacaagcacccaccggcgccatgagaagttggcgcctatgccttCAGACTAATACTTGTGAAGTAAAACCTGGTTGCTAAAATGAACTGCTGAATGAAATACTGTGGACTAAtgttaagaaaaacaccagaacTGATTCTGGCTGTGCTACTGGAAGTACTATGTATACTTATGTTCATAAAGGAAAACAATTCTGCATTTATAATCTTCTAGAAGCATTCTTGACAAAATGTATTAACTGATTTACGAACTACAGGTAGATCCTGTATACACATCTGTTTGCCCACTGCTGAAGAGTAACCATTTGTCCAGTGAAACATAGCTAAACTCAGTACCACCACGGAACAGGATATCAAGAAGAATACCCTTTCCAGATGAAACAGCAGGGGGGAATTTTAAACAGAGGGAGCAGAATTATCTGAATCTCAGGGTAACTCTCATTTTGAACTcggaatacattttaaaatgtgcttttagAGTGGAATTCTCAAAAGAGCTCAGTGTTGGTCAAAACTTTGCTCTCACTGAATTCACTGGTAACATTCCTATTGACGACAATGGAAGCAGAGCTAGATCAATGGTAGCACTTGGGAAAATCCCTGCCTTGTTCTTTTACGTTGTAGGTTGTCTGTCTCCCCCAGAAGGCTTTCATTTCAAAGCCCCTCCCACATCTCCATTGCCAGTGGAGtgctagactgggactcaggaaactgGGTTCTGTATTTCCatctctgtcactggcctgctaggtgaccttgggcaagtcatacCACCACTCTGGGACTCAATTTtgccatctgtaaagtggggatactGATACCAGCAGTGCCCTTTTCAACAAAAGGTCTCATTCTCCCCTCATTGTACACCAGACTTGCGTTAGTgaaactctgccactgacttcagtaaaacTCCCCCTGAGATGCAGTGCATTGAGAGTGAGAGGAGAAGCAGGCCCCAGGGGTTTAAtggaaacaaaatcaaaatgaatacaGCAAACCTAGTTTTGCACACAGGAAAACATGGTGACGCATTACGAATTCATTAACTTGATGTCCTCCAGATATTCATAATTTATCATTTTAACTCTGTATCTCTAATTTGGCGTGCCTTTGGGCTCTACCCAACCAAAAATGTCCAGGGCTAAGCCAGCCCTAAAATACCATGGCTATTGGTCCCACTGGCTATTGAACTTCTTAACAGGAATCTTGCTGCGGTATCCCATACAAATTCACAAACCAAATTGCTCCAAGTACAACTTCTGATGAGCTGAGCAGGAAGTGGGGAGTTTATATAAAATAAGCCAAAAAAAACTCCTTGCGTGAGGCCACAAGTCCTCATTTCTCAGTTGATGTAAAGCCAGTAGCCATCACTGTGCACACAATGAAAGTTATCCCACCTTTAGACACCAGTAATCATCCTTCGTGGCTGTGCACT is a window encoding:
- the GPRIN3 gene encoding G protein-regulated inducer of neurite outgrowth 3 — encoded protein: MGTVPDPLRSAQLLLVAASEERDCLGDPQSTKHQHKQASIERSSNGISYTKAESAGVCLFDLNCTVVSNIQRDEHLYGDDTSQQDMFLPGSFSQAEEVPPACTKSASNSEQTGSRDATVQAQVVAKTSAAGHATDMMPATHNSNQLIQSDLPRIRSLAQVDDCAVKVCGMNDPAELQELNYPSLDNTIKGSESCHHSSQANTLQRIDMEKEKAVEITDPGFSPAATAVRDFKAIPFLGIRPQVYSEAEIRDASDVKSCPTFRTALAQSNKALPQSSLEGTQPLCEAEKTGPVLPQLSRFREVGTMTVQPESTSLTREAVIRTWRDAEVQAVASMESKSASTSPSILAAFLKGNPPSEAKEQLHVSYQSGGGQNQSELVDNFASLQKPAWCPDIMPEGYALTAAMDPVKAQPAQLQKHQGDPPDTICPVLAGSITPACPCPQGAGNTQGTPADRAETQGACLARDSTDIPPLPSDAAVSLKAKPVYQITVNTSNQPAAPQQSGDGEPHPSPFTAVPETSNNFLHQVSDSESNQSPGHGHGSVLHGTEQTETLYSAAGSSTGRKPWQFPRVDEMQISPVNVKTERKPKKEEKFMLLEAKGGVNMGTGAAAGSAKVYAPRTVKTEPDKMLEKTNQAKKSSSPSLQAGLTPELNMNSTHDTHRLGTPTAPPCQISKASETRKEPTAVPASAPRLPHLGEKKKKPTVAMEAKVQVQQSKHVRDVVWDEQGMTWEVYGASLDPESLGIAIQNHLQRQIREHEKLIKAQSTQNRKSISSDTSSNKKLKGRQHNVFQSMLQNFRRPNCCVRPAPSSVLD